The following proteins come from a genomic window of Musa acuminata AAA Group cultivar baxijiao chromosome BXJ1-7, Cavendish_Baxijiao_AAA, whole genome shotgun sequence:
- the LOC135678965 gene encoding calmodulin-binding receptor-like cytoplasmic kinase 3 isoform X3 gives MASLALHLLIVAQLPWGLVSASVPTLSKACGYDQVDYLRSRGEYYLSINGIRMDDAFLICKALESYFKNGCFTCDANVESWTTIGENYCDQDFTAFVHVKCSTISVDLNSSLELSSVSEKFPVTPRVPPSPSRFSSSPQLSRIGSVHLSINQIIRATHNFSNSVKLGEGGFGTVYKAVLPDGQVVAIKRAKKEQISSLRDEFSNEVELLAKIEHNNLVRLLGYTDKGNERIIITEYVPNGTLREHLDGLCGKILDFSQRVEIAIDVAHALTYLHLYAEKTIIHRDVKSSNILLTESYRAKVSDFGFARSGLSDTDQTHISTKVKGTAGYLDPEYLRTYQLTPKSDVFSFGILLIEIISGRRPVDLKRNADERITVRWAFKKHSEGNVKDILDPLLEENVDDEIIGMMLDLAFDCAAPTRSSRPAMKEVGEQLWEIRKRYGKTLRGMSGSLHQ, from the exons ATGGCTTCTTTGGCTCTGCATCTGTTGATTGTAGCACAattgccatggggcttggtgtctGCTTCAGTTCCGACACTTTCTAAGGCATGCGGATACGATCAGGTTGACTACTTGAGATCGCGGGGTGAGTATTACCTCTCGATTAATGGGATAAGGATGGATGATGCCTTTTTGATCTGCAAGGCACTCGAATCCTACTTCAAGAATGGTTGCTTCACCTGTGACGCCAATGTGGAATCGTGGACAACAATCGGAGAGAACTACTGCGATCAGGACTTCACCGCATTCGTTCATGTCAAGTGCAGTACCATCTCTG TGGATTTAAATTCATCTTTAGAGTTAAGCTCGGTCTCTGAAAAGTTCCCAGTGACCCCAAGAGTACCTCCTAGTCCATCTCGGTTTTCATCATCTCCTCAACTGAGCAGAATTGGATCAGTACATCTCAGTATCAATCAGATAATAAGGGCAACTCATAATTTTTCAAATTCAGTGAAATTAGGTGAAGGAGGCTTTGGAACTGTATACAAGGCTGTTTTACCAGATGGTCAAGTCGTCGCAATTAAGCGAGCAAAGAAG GAGCAAATTTCATCTTTGAGAGATGAATTCAGCAATGAAGTTGAGCTGCTTGCAAAGATTGAACATAATAATTTGGTGAGGTTGCTTGGTTACACTGACAAAGGAAATGAACGCATTATAATTACTGAGTATGTCCCAAATGGTACTCTGAGGGAGCATCTAGATG GTCTCTGTGGAAAAATTTTAGACTTCAGTCAACGTGTAGAAATCGCCATTGATGTTGCCCACGCATTGACTTATCTCCATCTATATGCAG AAAAAACAATAATTCACCGAGATGTGAAGTCATCAAATATTCTGCTGACAGAAAGCTATAGAGCAAAGGTGTCTGATTTTGGGTTTGCAAGGAGTGGTTTATCAGACACAGATCAAACTCACATATCAACCAAAGTGAAAGGAACTGCTGGGTACCTTGATCCAGAATACCTAAGGACATATCAACTCACTCCAAAGAGCGACGTATTTTCCTTTGGAATTTTGCTCATTGAAATTATTTCCGGGCGGCGACCAGTAGATCTCAAAAGAAATGCTGACGAAAGGATCACTGTAAGATGG GCTTTCAAGAAGCATAGCGAAGGAAATGTTAAGGACATATTGGACCCATTACTGGAGGAGAACGTTGATGATGAGATAATTGGGATGATGCTCGACCTTGCATTTGATTGTGCTGCCCCTACACGTTCCAGTCGTCCTGCTATGAAAGAAGTAGGAGAACAACTATGGGAAATAAGAAAACGTTATGGAAAGACCCTAAGGGGAATGTCGGGATCCTTGCACCAGTGA
- the LOC135678965 gene encoding calmodulin-binding receptor-like cytoplasmic kinase 3 isoform X1 — protein MASLALHLLIVAQLPWGLVSASVPTLSKACGYDQVDYLRSRGEYYLSINGIRMDDAFLICKALESYFKNGCFTCDANVESWTTIGENYCDQDFTAFVHVKCSTISVDSLKQEGRKLLLQSSENVTILSQGIKLDLSDEEKKEYTSSEPQNIPLAIPGMLLLCCGVLCPCFHAKRKEKSEHSVLDRELKSMDLNSSLELSSVSEKFPVTPRVPPSPSRFSSSPQLSRIGSVHLSINQIIRATHNFSNSVKLGEGGFGTVYKAVLPDGQVVAIKRAKKEQISSLRDEFSNEVELLAKIEHNNLVRLLGYTDKGNERIIITEYVPNGTLREHLDGLCGKILDFSQRVEIAIDVAHALTYLHLYAEKTIIHRDVKSSNILLTESYRAKVSDFGFARSGLSDTDQTHISTKVKGTAGYLDPEYLRTYQLTPKSDVFSFGILLIEIISGRRPVDLKRNADERITVRWAFKKHSEGNVKDILDPLLEENVDDEIIGMMLDLAFDCAAPTRSSRPAMKEVGEQLWEIRKRYGKTLRGMSGSLHQ, from the exons ATGGCTTCTTTGGCTCTGCATCTGTTGATTGTAGCACAattgccatggggcttggtgtctGCTTCAGTTCCGACACTTTCTAAGGCATGCGGATACGATCAGGTTGACTACTTGAGATCGCGGGGTGAGTATTACCTCTCGATTAATGGGATAAGGATGGATGATGCCTTTTTGATCTGCAAGGCACTCGAATCCTACTTCAAGAATGGTTGCTTCACCTGTGACGCCAATGTGGAATCGTGGACAACAATCGGAGAGAACTACTGCGATCAGGACTTCACCGCATTCGTTCATGTCAAGTGCAGTACCATCTCTG TGGACTCACTCAAACAAGAGGGGAGGAAACTCTTATTACAGTCATCAGAAAATGTCACAATTCTTAGTCAGGGGATCAAACTGGATCTGTCagatgaagaaaagaaagaatataCGTCTTCAGAaccacagaatatccctctcgctATTCCAGGAATGCTCCTCCTATGTTGTGGTGTCCTCTGTCCTTGCTTTCATGCGAAACGAAAGGAAAAAAGTGAGCATAGTGTTCTAGACAGAGAATTGAAATCGA TGGATTTAAATTCATCTTTAGAGTTAAGCTCGGTCTCTGAAAAGTTCCCAGTGACCCCAAGAGTACCTCCTAGTCCATCTCGGTTTTCATCATCTCCTCAACTGAGCAGAATTGGATCAGTACATCTCAGTATCAATCAGATAATAAGGGCAACTCATAATTTTTCAAATTCAGTGAAATTAGGTGAAGGAGGCTTTGGAACTGTATACAAGGCTGTTTTACCAGATGGTCAAGTCGTCGCAATTAAGCGAGCAAAGAAG GAGCAAATTTCATCTTTGAGAGATGAATTCAGCAATGAAGTTGAGCTGCTTGCAAAGATTGAACATAATAATTTGGTGAGGTTGCTTGGTTACACTGACAAAGGAAATGAACGCATTATAATTACTGAGTATGTCCCAAATGGTACTCTGAGGGAGCATCTAGATG GTCTCTGTGGAAAAATTTTAGACTTCAGTCAACGTGTAGAAATCGCCATTGATGTTGCCCACGCATTGACTTATCTCCATCTATATGCAG AAAAAACAATAATTCACCGAGATGTGAAGTCATCAAATATTCTGCTGACAGAAAGCTATAGAGCAAAGGTGTCTGATTTTGGGTTTGCAAGGAGTGGTTTATCAGACACAGATCAAACTCACATATCAACCAAAGTGAAAGGAACTGCTGGGTACCTTGATCCAGAATACCTAAGGACATATCAACTCACTCCAAAGAGCGACGTATTTTCCTTTGGAATTTTGCTCATTGAAATTATTTCCGGGCGGCGACCAGTAGATCTCAAAAGAAATGCTGACGAAAGGATCACTGTAAGATGG GCTTTCAAGAAGCATAGCGAAGGAAATGTTAAGGACATATTGGACCCATTACTGGAGGAGAACGTTGATGATGAGATAATTGGGATGATGCTCGACCTTGCATTTGATTGTGCTGCCCCTACACGTTCCAGTCGTCCTGCTATGAAAGAAGTAGGAGAACAACTATGGGAAATAAGAAAACGTTATGGAAAGACCCTAAGGGGAATGTCGGGATCCTTGCACCAGTGA
- the LOC135678965 gene encoding calmodulin-binding receptor-like cytoplasmic kinase 3 isoform X2, whose amino-acid sequence MASLALHLLIVAQLPWGLVSASVPTLSKACGYDQVDYLRSRGEYYLSINGIRMDDAFLICKALESYFKNGCFTCDANVESWTTIGENYCDQDFTAFVHVKCSTISVDSLKQEGRKLLLQSSENVTILSQGIKLDLSDEEKKEYTSSEPQNIPLAIPGMLLLCCGVLCPCFHAKRKEKSEHSVLDRELKSMDLNSSLELSSVSEKFPVTPRVPPSPSRFSSSPQLSRIGSVHLSINQIIRATHNFSNSVKLGEGGFGTVYKAVLPDGQVVAIKRAKKEQISSLRDEFSNEVELLAKIEHNNLVRLLGYTDKGNERIIITEYVPNGTLREHLDGLCGKILDFSQRVEIAIDVAHALTYLHLYAEKTIIHRDVKSSNILLTESYRAKVSDFGFARSGLSDTDQTHISTKVKGTAGYLDPEYLRTYQLTPKSDVFSFGILLIEIISGRRPVDLKRNADERITVRWVCIGVSFSSKAYCIA is encoded by the exons ATGGCTTCTTTGGCTCTGCATCTGTTGATTGTAGCACAattgccatggggcttggtgtctGCTTCAGTTCCGACACTTTCTAAGGCATGCGGATACGATCAGGTTGACTACTTGAGATCGCGGGGTGAGTATTACCTCTCGATTAATGGGATAAGGATGGATGATGCCTTTTTGATCTGCAAGGCACTCGAATCCTACTTCAAGAATGGTTGCTTCACCTGTGACGCCAATGTGGAATCGTGGACAACAATCGGAGAGAACTACTGCGATCAGGACTTCACCGCATTCGTTCATGTCAAGTGCAGTACCATCTCTG TGGACTCACTCAAACAAGAGGGGAGGAAACTCTTATTACAGTCATCAGAAAATGTCACAATTCTTAGTCAGGGGATCAAACTGGATCTGTCagatgaagaaaagaaagaatataCGTCTTCAGAaccacagaatatccctctcgctATTCCAGGAATGCTCCTCCTATGTTGTGGTGTCCTCTGTCCTTGCTTTCATGCGAAACGAAAGGAAAAAAGTGAGCATAGTGTTCTAGACAGAGAATTGAAATCGA TGGATTTAAATTCATCTTTAGAGTTAAGCTCGGTCTCTGAAAAGTTCCCAGTGACCCCAAGAGTACCTCCTAGTCCATCTCGGTTTTCATCATCTCCTCAACTGAGCAGAATTGGATCAGTACATCTCAGTATCAATCAGATAATAAGGGCAACTCATAATTTTTCAAATTCAGTGAAATTAGGTGAAGGAGGCTTTGGAACTGTATACAAGGCTGTTTTACCAGATGGTCAAGTCGTCGCAATTAAGCGAGCAAAGAAG GAGCAAATTTCATCTTTGAGAGATGAATTCAGCAATGAAGTTGAGCTGCTTGCAAAGATTGAACATAATAATTTGGTGAGGTTGCTTGGTTACACTGACAAAGGAAATGAACGCATTATAATTACTGAGTATGTCCCAAATGGTACTCTGAGGGAGCATCTAGATG GTCTCTGTGGAAAAATTTTAGACTTCAGTCAACGTGTAGAAATCGCCATTGATGTTGCCCACGCATTGACTTATCTCCATCTATATGCAG AAAAAACAATAATTCACCGAGATGTGAAGTCATCAAATATTCTGCTGACAGAAAGCTATAGAGCAAAGGTGTCTGATTTTGGGTTTGCAAGGAGTGGTTTATCAGACACAGATCAAACTCACATATCAACCAAAGTGAAAGGAACTGCTGGGTACCTTGATCCAGAATACCTAAGGACATATCAACTCACTCCAAAGAGCGACGTATTTTCCTTTGGAATTTTGCTCATTGAAATTATTTCCGGGCGGCGACCAGTAGATCTCAAAAGAAATGCTGACGAAAGGATCACTGTAAGATGGGTATGCATTGGTGTCTctttctcctcaaaagcttattgcATTGCATGA
- the LOC135678966 gene encoding nonsense-mediated mRNA decay factor SMG7-like, with protein sequence MMTAPMVRSSSTSPGELAQRLLEKNVELENGLRRSTKLKLPSDPNAWLQMRENYEIIILEDHDFSEKHDVEFVLWQLHYRRIEEFRQHINAAASAGSNATFGGKVLVRPDKIKKIRSVFKSFLTEATGFYHDLILKISVKYGLPLNYFSEGIEKEIVLAKDEKKLAEIKKGLMSCHRCLIYLGDLARYKELYGERDSVSRDYAAASTYYLQSASLCPSSGNPHHQLAILASYSGDDLLAVYWYFRSLAVEIPFSTARDNLIIAFDKNRQGYSLLYGNLKTAPGRRLSSHSAGRGRGRWDAKFLLKDTKIEVTATNEQELTMSEVFKAFSTCFVRLNGILFTRMSLETFGEVLSSVINDLNVLLSSGPEEELNFGLGASENALIILRLVAILIFTVHNVKRESENQSYAEILQRTVLLQNAFTAAFEFAGYILKRCIELHDATSSYLLPAILVFIEWLACHPDVAAGIDAEEKQAGARSVFWNQFVSLMNKLMQTGLASATGDKDETCFFNMSRYDDGESGSRIALWEDFELRGFLPLVPAQFILDFSRMHAYMNDGGKKDKVSRVQRILAAGQSLMNIVSIDEQRIYFDPSVKKFIVGTEPLSFKGEIDPTFSSPLDSNVTEQGSQNESVADLGVALRTYNPGVTQTKVQLYVEGEEDEEVIVFKPTTAEKYPDVSASVLNTYDLVNPVQASLATDLMTHEHLSVHSDGFPMSAVSNVSLELHPSTTNVSQLPLQYVNSDNSRWFMKQDAFLSDGLKNVNITENGYLNKHMLQEGSSNSQLSSFAPLFSFPVSLGANSTLSSQTKAAEDVFPSTLDTIVPSGLSSDGMTMNLSSALPSLRKNPVSRPVRHSGPPPGFRFIASKQLNGASDTSFAKEQQPDVDDYSWLDDVQSSSTKAMGTANSYNQNTHWFPYVNMNNTTASSAASSFPFPGKQVSNVQTQVADEQKWHDFQLFQQLKAYNGQKLQQLNPQQSLPPEQHQAQSLWSSPYFV encoded by the exons atgatgacCGCGCCAATGGTTAGGTCTTCTTCCACCTCGCCTGGGGAGCTTGCACAGCGACTTCTTGAAAAG aACGTTGAATTGGAGAATGGGCTGCGAAGGTCCACAAAGTTAAAACTTCCTTCAGACCCTAATGCTTGGCTGCAAATGCGTGAAAACTATGAGATTATAATTCTTGAagatcatgatttttcagaaaaGCATGATGTGGAGTTTGTCCTGTGGCAACTGCACTACAGAAGAATTGAGGAGTTCAGGCAGCACATTAACGCAGCAGCCTCGGCCGGATCAAATGCAACTTTTGGTGGGAAGGTTCTCGTCCGGCCTGATAAAATTAAGAAAATCCGTTCAGTTTTTAAAAGCTTCTTAACAGAAGCTACTGGATTTTACCATGATCTGATATTGAAGATCAGTGTAAAATATGGCCTGCCTTTGAATTACTTCAGTGAGGGCATTGAGAAAGAAATTGTTTTGGCAAAAGATGAAAAGAAATTGGCTGAGATAAAGAAAGGGCTTATGTCTTGTCATCGTTGTCTGATATATTTAGGGGACCTTGCTCGCTACAAAGAACTATATGGAGAGAGGGACTCCGTTAGTCGTGATTATGCAGCTGCTTCAACTTACTACTTGCAGTCTGCTTCTCTTTGTCCTTCGAGTGGTAATCCACATCATCAG CTAGCAATACTCGCTTCCTACTCAGGTGATGACTTGTTGGCAGTCTACTGGTACTTCAGAAGTTTGGCAGTGGAAATACCCTTTTCAACAGCACGAGATAACTTGATCATCGCTTTTGATAAG AATCGTCAAGGTTACTCTCTGCTGTATGGCAATTTGAAAACTGCTCCAGGCAGACGACTGTCTTCGCATTCAGCTgggagaggtagaggaagatgGGATGCAAAGTTTCTCCTAAAAGATACCAAAATTGAAGTGACTGCGACCAACGAGCAAGAGTTGACTATGTCAGAAGTGTTTAAAGCCTTTTCCACTTGCTTTGTTCGTCTTAATGGCATCCTTTTCACACGGATGAG CTTGGAAACTTTTGGAGAGGTATTATCATCTGTGATTAATGATCTAAATGTGCTCCTTTCTTCTGGTCCTGAAGAGGAGCTTAATTTTGGTCTGGGTGCTTCTGAAAATGCATTGATCATTTTGAGGCTTGTTGCAATTCTGATATTCACTGTACACAATGTGAAAAGAGAGTCTGAAAACCAGTCATATGCTGAGATTCTGCAGCGTACAGTGTTGCTGCAGAATGCATTCACTGCTGCCTTTGAGTTTGCTGGATACATCCTCAAGAGATGCATAGAGCTGCATGATGCTACATCAAGCTATCTCTTGCCagctattctggttttcatcgagTGGTTGGCATGTCATCCAGATGTAGCAGCAGGTATTGATGCAGAGGAAAAGCAAGCAGGTGCAAGATCAGTTTTCTGGAATCAATTTGTCTCATTAATGAATAAACTTATGCAGACAGGACTTGCATCTGCTACTGGTGACAAGGATGAAACCTGCTTTTTTAACATGAGTAGGTATGATGATGGAGAAAGTGGTAGTAGGATTGCACTATGGGAGGATTTTGAGTTAAGAGGTTTCTTACCCTTAGTGCCAGCGCAATTCATTTTGGATTTTTCGAGGATGCATGCCTACATGAATGATGGAGGCAAAAAGGACAAAGTATCCCGTGTCCAGAGGATTCTAGCAGCTGGACAGTCTCTTATGAATATTGTTTCAATTGATGAGCAGAGAATATATTTTGATCCTAGCGTCAAGAAATTTATAGTGGGTACAGAGCCTTTATCATTCAAAGGTGAAATAGATCCTACCTTTTCAAGTCCATTGGATTCAAATGTTACTGAACAGGGAAGTCAGAATGAGAGTGTGGCTGATCTTGGAGTAGCATTAAGGACATATAATCCTGGAGTGACTCAAACCAAGGTACAATTATATgtggaaggagaagaagatgaagaagtaaTTGTCTTTAAGCCTACAACTGCTGAGAAGTATCCGGATGTATCTGCTTCGGTGTTGAATACCTATGACTTAGTCAACCCTGTACAAGCATCTTTAGCAACTGATTTGATGACTCATGAGCATCTTTCTGTACATTCTGATGGTTTTCCGATGTCGGCAGTATCCAATGTGAGTTTGGAACTACATCCATCTACCACTAATGTCTCACAGCTACCTTTGCAGTATGTGAATTCTGACAATTCCAGATGGTTTATGAAGCAAGATGCATTTTTGTCTGATGGACTGAAAAATGTTAACATAACAGAAAATGGTTACTTGAATAAGCATATGTTGCAAGAAGGCTCAAGTAACTCGCAGCTTAGTTCATTTGcacctttattttcttttcctgtCAGTTTAGGTGCCAACAGCACACTCTCTAGCCAGACTAAAGCTGCAGAAGATGTGTTTCCATCTACACTTGATACTATAGTGCCTTCAGGATTAAGCTCTGATGGCATGACCATGAACCTCTCTTCAGCCTTGCCATCATTAAGAAAAAATCCTGTGAGTCGTCCAGTTAGGCACTCTGGACCCCCTCCTGGATTTAGGTTTATTGCTTCTAAACAACTGAATGGAGCAAGTGATACTTCTTTTGCAAAGGAACAGCAGCCTGATGTTGATGATTACAGCTGGCTAGATGATGTTCAATCTTCATCAACCAAAGCAATGGGAACGGCAAACTCATATAATCAAAATACGCATTGGTTTCCATATGTTAATATGAACAACACTACTGCCTCTAGTGCTGCTTCCAGCTTCCCATTTCCTGGGAAACAAGTATCTAATGTGCAAACTCAAGTGGCAGATGAGCAAAAATGGCATGATTTTCAGCTTTTTCAGCAACTGAAAGCTTACAATGGGCAGAAGCTTCAGCAACTAAATCCACAGCAGAGTTTGCCACCTGAACAACATCAAGCACAATCTCTTTGGTCTAGCCCATACTTCGTGTGA